A region of Oncorhynchus gorbuscha isolate QuinsamMale2020 ecotype Even-year unplaced genomic scaffold, OgorEven_v1.0 Un_scaffold_13367, whole genome shotgun sequence DNA encodes the following proteins:
- the LOC124030646 gene encoding sodium-dependent serotonin transporter-like, which produces AFLVPYLLMLLVMGIPLLYMELILGQYMRRGPVHALAKACPLLKGVGLATVAISFIMCTYYNIIITWGLYYLFSSFQSPLPWQSCNNTWNTPNCTDHINPNTSSHSSTASQQFFK; this is translated from the exons GTGCATTCCTGGTTCCCTACCTGCTGATGCTGCTGGTGATGGGAATTCCTCTGCTCTACATGGAGCTGATTCTGGGACAGTACATGAGAAGAGGGCCTGTTCATGCCCTGGCTAAAGCCTGCCCGCTGCTCAAAG GAGTGGGCCTGGCGACTGTGGCCATCTCCTTCATCATGTGTACTTActacaacatcatcatcacatggGGTCTGTACTACCTGTTCAGCTCCTTCCAGAGTCCGCTGCCCTGGCAAAGCTGCAACAACACATGGAACACCCCCAACTGCACCGATCACATAAACCCGAACACCAGCTCACACTCCTCCACCGCCAGCCAGCAGTTCTTCAAGTAG